One Bacillus amyloliquefaciens DSM 7 = ATCC 23350 DNA window includes the following coding sequences:
- the ccpN gene encoding transcriptional regulator CcpN has product MSTIELNKRQEQILQIVKENGPITGEHIAEQLNLTRATLRPDLAILTMSGFLEARPRVGYFYTGKTGNQLLADKLKKLQVKDFQSIPVVINENVSVYDAICTMFLEDVGTLFVVDRDAVLVGVLSRKDLLRASIGQQELASIPVHIIMTRMPNIAVCRRDDYVMDIAKFLIEKQIDALPVIKDTDKGFEVIGRFTKTNMTKILVSLSENEII; this is encoded by the coding sequence GTGAGTACGATCGAATTAAATAAACGGCAAGAACAAATTTTACAAATTGTAAAGGAAAACGGCCCGATTACCGGAGAGCATATTGCAGAACAGCTCAATTTAACGAGAGCCACACTGCGGCCGGACTTGGCCATACTCACCATGTCAGGCTTCTTAGAGGCCCGTCCGCGGGTCGGTTATTTTTATACGGGGAAAACGGGAAATCAGCTGCTTGCCGATAAACTGAAAAAGCTGCAAGTGAAAGATTTTCAATCCATTCCTGTCGTCATCAATGAAAATGTCTCGGTATACGATGCCATCTGCACCATGTTTTTAGAAGATGTCGGCACGTTATTTGTCGTAGATCGTGATGCTGTCTTAGTCGGTGTGCTGTCACGCAAAGATTTGCTGCGGGCGAGCATCGGCCAGCAGGAACTTGCCTCAATACCGGTTCATATTATTATGACAAGAATGCCGAATATCGCCGTCTGCCGGCGTGACGATTATGTGATGGACATCGCCAAGTTTTTAATTGAAAAACAGATCGATGCCCTGCCCGTTATTAAAGATACGGATAAAGGCTTTGAGGTCATCGGCCGGTTTACGAAAACGAATATGACCAAGATACTTGTCAGTTTATCAGAAAATGAAATCATATAA